Proteins found in one Terribacillus sp. DMT04 genomic segment:
- the murQ gene encoding N-acetylmuramic acid 6-phosphate etherase: MLDKLTTEKRNPSSMQLDQLSVKEVLQLMNKEDQTVPLAVEAALPEITAAVEQVISTFQAGGRLIYTGAGTSGRLGILDAVECPPTFSTAEDMVQGLLAGGMSAFRKAKEGAEDNPSLGAKELEEIGLCAKDTVIGIAASGRTPYVIGALDYAAAVGASTVSIACNLDAAVSKHARIAIEVETGAEVLAGSTRLKAGTAQKLVLNMISTASMVGIGKVYENLMVDVKPTNAKLQERSKRIIMDATGSAYSLAEDAFHKADGHVKTAIVMLLLDLSKEDAAQKLAEAGGFVRSAIKA, from the coding sequence ATGCTAGATAAATTGACGACAGAAAAACGGAATCCAAGCAGTATGCAGCTGGATCAGCTTTCTGTAAAAGAAGTATTGCAGCTTATGAACAAAGAAGATCAAACGGTACCGCTAGCGGTAGAAGCGGCTTTGCCAGAAATCACAGCAGCAGTGGAACAAGTGATTAGCACTTTCCAGGCAGGCGGCAGACTGATTTACACTGGTGCGGGAACAAGCGGCCGACTTGGTATCTTAGACGCAGTTGAATGTCCGCCAACGTTCAGCACAGCAGAAGACATGGTGCAAGGCTTGCTGGCAGGCGGAATGTCGGCTTTTCGGAAGGCAAAAGAAGGAGCTGAAGATAATCCTAGTCTTGGAGCAAAAGAGCTAGAGGAAATAGGATTATGTGCAAAAGATACGGTCATTGGCATTGCAGCTAGCGGCAGGACGCCTTATGTAATCGGTGCACTCGATTACGCAGCAGCTGTGGGCGCTTCTACAGTCAGCATTGCTTGTAATCTAGATGCGGCCGTTTCCAAGCACGCTCGTATTGCAATTGAAGTGGAAACGGGCGCCGAGGTGCTGGCTGGCTCCACACGATTAAAAGCTGGGACAGCACAAAAGCTGGTGCTGAATATGATTTCGACCGCCAGTATGGTCGGCATCGGAAAAGTGTATGAAAATTTAATGGTCGATGTAAAACCGACCAACGCTAAGCTGCAGGAGCGTTCCAAGCGAATCATTATGGACGCGACGGGTTCTGCTTACAGCCTTGCGGAAGATGCATTCCATAAAGCGGATGGTCATGTGAAAACAGCTATTGTTATGCTGCTGCTTGATTTGTCAAAGGAAGATGCTGCACAAAAGCTAGCAGAAGCAGGAGGGTTTGTTCGGTCAGCGATAAAAGCGTAA
- a CDS encoding PTS transporter subunit EIIC, translating into MAKMNQLAEQILREVGGSDNVVALTHCMTRVRMRVKDDALVNFDALKQIDGVMGVVVDDTLQIVVGPGTVNKVTDEISRMTGLGVGEEAADMDNLTFEEKAQIKREKMKEKNKTPLKFLLRRIGNIFIPLIPGLIASGIINGGVSFAVNAGADPTLAIVQILQLIGGSLFSFLAILVGWNTAKEFGGSPVLGAIAGMILFNPALATITLFGEALVPGRGGLFGVIFAAWLMSFIEKRVRKFMPNSIDIIFTPILTVLFVGVASLLVIMPVAGVLSDGITTGINAVLDVGGVVAGALLAGFFLPLVMVGLHHGLTPIHVELIQTFTFTALLPILAMAGGGQVGASIAIFVKTRNKRLRNIIKGALPAGFLGIGEPLLYGVTLPLGRPFVTACLGAAVGGAVQALFATGAKAIGVSGLSLIPLIAEGKYLQYIIGIVAAYIAGFLFTYFFGFKEEMAKDI; encoded by the coding sequence ATGGCGAAGATGAATCAATTGGCGGAGCAGATTCTGCGCGAGGTTGGCGGTTCGGATAATGTGGTTGCTTTAACGCACTGTATGACACGTGTTCGCATGCGGGTGAAGGATGACGCATTAGTTAACTTTGATGCATTGAAACAAATTGATGGCGTCATGGGTGTTGTCGTAGATGATACGCTGCAAATCGTTGTCGGTCCCGGAACTGTGAATAAAGTGACAGATGAGATCAGCCGTATGACCGGACTTGGTGTTGGAGAAGAAGCTGCTGATATGGACAATCTGACATTTGAAGAAAAGGCGCAAATCAAACGCGAAAAGATGAAGGAAAAGAATAAAACGCCGCTTAAGTTTTTACTGCGGCGTATCGGAAATATTTTCATTCCGCTTATTCCTGGGTTGATTGCTTCCGGTATCATCAATGGCGGGGTGAGCTTTGCGGTCAATGCAGGGGCTGATCCGACACTTGCTATTGTACAGATTCTTCAGCTCATCGGCGGCAGTTTATTCAGTTTCCTCGCTATTTTAGTCGGGTGGAACACAGCCAAAGAGTTTGGCGGCTCACCAGTGCTCGGAGCTATTGCCGGGATGATTCTCTTTAACCCGGCTCTCGCGACTATTACGTTATTCGGAGAGGCACTTGTACCAGGACGCGGCGGGTTATTTGGTGTCATTTTCGCTGCTTGGCTGATGAGTTTTATCGAGAAGCGTGTGCGCAAGTTTATGCCAAATAGTATTGATATTATTTTTACACCTATTTTGACTGTCCTGTTCGTCGGAGTCGCTTCTTTGCTTGTGATTATGCCGGTTGCCGGTGTATTGTCAGATGGCATTACTACTGGTATTAATGCTGTCTTGGATGTGGGCGGTGTTGTCGCTGGTGCATTGCTTGCTGGGTTCTTCCTGCCGCTCGTTATGGTCGGACTGCATCACGGTTTGACGCCGATTCACGTTGAGCTGATTCAGACATTCACGTTTACGGCTTTACTTCCGATATTGGCGATGGCTGGCGGCGGGCAGGTTGGTGCTTCGATTGCCATTTTTGTAAAAACACGCAACAAACGTCTACGAAACATTATTAAAGGCGCACTGCCTGCTGGCTTTCTTGGGATTGGAGAACCGCTGCTTTACGGCGTAACACTGCCACTCGGCCGGCCATTCGTAACCGCTTGCTTAGGAGCAGCTGTCGGCGGTGCCGTTCAGGCCTTGTTTGCTACAGGTGCAAAAGCCATTGGGGTATCGGGATTATCGTTAATCCCCCTTATTGCAGAAGGAAAATATCTGCAATATATTATCGGAATCGTTGCTGCGTACATTGCTGGGTTTCTTTTCACCTATTTCTTCGGTTTTAAAGAAGAGATGGCAAAGGATATTTGA
- a CDS encoding DUF871 domain-containing protein, whose amino-acid sequence MLGIAVYLHDSVEIETIKKYYAAGFRSMFTSLHIPEDDASQYRTKLQAIGSIASSLDMEFIADISAASMEKLGLDWQSADKVLDWGLTGLRIDYGLEEDVIVRLSKQMTIALNASTLTEAQLVRLLENGLSTAHTEVWHNFYPRPETGLSLGDFLDKNRMFQSHGLKVQAFIPGDCNRRGPLYQGLPTLEQHRTYGTFAAYTELKAYGVDKILIGDSDVSEEALEQLTDSERILTLRAHAFGDRNRAHQLLGKGTHNRPDNARDVIRSEESRMSGMFRDIKIEPSNCIERRKGAITIDNDLYLRYKGEIQIARRALLQDNKVNVIGQVVGEDLPLLYYIMGGTHFRVLWV is encoded by the coding sequence ATGTTAGGGATAGCTGTCTACTTACATGATTCAGTAGAGATAGAAACAATCAAAAAGTATTATGCTGCAGGATTTCGAAGCATGTTCACTTCCTTGCACATACCGGAAGACGATGCGTCACAGTATCGAACGAAATTGCAGGCCATCGGATCAATTGCTTCGTCACTTGATATGGAGTTTATTGCTGATATCTCTGCAGCTAGCATGGAGAAACTCGGTTTGGATTGGCAATCTGCCGACAAAGTATTGGACTGGGGATTGACGGGCTTGCGAATTGATTATGGCTTGGAAGAAGATGTGATTGTCCGGTTATCGAAGCAGATGACAATTGCACTGAACGCAAGCACGCTGACGGAAGCACAATTAGTTCGTTTACTGGAAAATGGGTTATCTACAGCACATACAGAAGTGTGGCATAATTTTTATCCCCGACCAGAAACTGGATTGTCTCTTGGTGACTTTTTAGATAAAAATCGTATGTTTCAGTCGCACGGACTAAAGGTGCAAGCATTTATTCCGGGTGATTGCAACCGACGTGGTCCGCTGTATCAGGGTTTGCCAACATTAGAGCAGCATCGCACGTATGGTACGTTTGCTGCTTATACAGAATTGAAAGCATATGGGGTAGATAAGATTTTGATTGGTGATTCAGATGTTTCGGAGGAGGCGTTAGAACAGCTGACAGATTCCGAGCGAATTCTTACACTCCGCGCACATGCTTTTGGTGATAGAAACAGAGCGCATCAGCTGCTTGGTAAAGGGACACATAACCGCCCTGATAATGCGCGAGATGTTATTCGTTCGGAGGAATCTCGTATGAGTGGGATGTTCAGGGATATAAAGATAGAGCCCTCCAATTGTATAGAGCGAAGAAAGGGTGCTATTACAATCGACAATGATTTGTATCTGCGCTATAAAGGCGAGATTCAAATTGCTAGACGTGCGTTGCTACAGGACAATAAGGTCAATGTGATAGGTCAGGTAGTCGGTGAGGATTTACCGCTTTTGTACTATATAATGGGCGGCACACACTTTCGCGTTTTGTGGGTATGA
- a CDS encoding MurR/RpiR family transcriptional regulator has translation MKGGLTLLRENLQRIKPSEKHAANYILAHPAEVVQLTVKELADRSGSSEAAVIRLCKSIGVTGYKNLKLKIVGDLQNVSADKGVFHEIKPNDTVAHLMEAIAEKHTQSIRKTLLVNDEAAMEAVVSAIAHARKIDFYGVGASYLVAEDGEQKFGRIGKWCTAYSDAHQQLASAANLTADDVAFAISYSGETEQLLPVLQQAKQSGATTIAMTKVGQNRLQELADIKLFTVAREAQIRSAATSSRIVQMYVMDIMYTAVAGRNYNHTIEALEKSRQAIQQTFQTEQK, from the coding sequence ATGAAGGGCGGTTTAACACTGCTTCGAGAGAATTTGCAAAGAATTAAGCCTTCTGAAAAGCATGCAGCCAATTACATACTTGCACATCCTGCTGAAGTGGTCCAGCTTACGGTGAAGGAGCTGGCAGATAGGAGTGGATCAAGTGAAGCGGCTGTTATCCGTCTGTGTAAATCGATTGGTGTAACAGGATACAAAAATTTGAAGTTGAAGATTGTTGGTGATTTACAAAATGTAAGCGCTGACAAAGGGGTGTTCCATGAAATCAAGCCGAATGATACGGTTGCGCATTTAATGGAGGCAATTGCGGAGAAGCATACGCAGTCGATCAGAAAGACGCTGCTGGTTAATGATGAAGCGGCGATGGAAGCGGTGGTATCGGCAATCGCACATGCGCGTAAAATTGATTTTTATGGTGTGGGTGCTTCTTATTTAGTTGCAGAAGATGGAGAACAGAAATTTGGCCGGATTGGCAAATGGTGTACGGCGTATAGTGATGCGCATCAGCAACTGGCATCTGCTGCCAATTTAACAGCAGATGATGTTGCTTTTGCGATAAGTTATTCTGGGGAGACAGAACAGCTGCTTCCGGTTTTGCAGCAGGCAAAGCAATCAGGTGCCACAACGATTGCAATGACGAAAGTAGGGCAGAATCGGCTGCAGGAGCTAGCAGATATCAAGCTTTTTACTGTTGCCAGGGAAGCGCAGATCCGCAGTGCAGCTACAAGTTCCCGCATTGTGCAAATGTACGTCATGGACATTATGTACACGGCTGTAGCCGGAAGAAATTATAACCATACTATCGAAGCACTCGAAAAATCACGTCAGGCAATACAGCAAACATTCCAAACAGAACAAAAGTGA
- a CDS encoding IS1182 family transposase has product MFKHYTMCEVVLPLDLERKLPENDIAFTVNHLVESIPDEAFDGFRRETGHPAYHPRMMMKIILCAYTQSVFSGRKIESLLQDSVRMMWLAQDYQPSYRTINRFRVNPHVKELLRQCFVQFRSQLVQEKVIEEEAIFIDGTKIEANANKFTFVWRKSTEKYSTQLVERSAQMYEELLEQEIIPAIELENPEALSGEELTKVAEKLDEKVQEYDRRIEASDDTAERKQLRSERKAPKQYRKQVNDFIKRKSKYQVDMEIFGDRNSYSKTDHGATFMRMKDDYMKNGQLKPGYNVQLATEGQYALAYDVFPNPTDTRTFIPFLDKIERDFFELPDYIVADAGYGSEQNYDDVVNNRKRIPLITYNHYRKEKQKKYKQDPYQVAHWDYDAEGDFFTCPNNRKLAFRYLSERCDKFGFKRHYRVYECDDCTACPLRAECTKAKEGNNRKIYYNERWEKQKAYTQQLLSEKETGKIYGKRKIDVEPVFGFLKAHLCFTRFSVRSKEKVENELGFAFMAVNIRKFTARSASIVRNSKNIRSKKISVTIFLVTEIFFVSERSYVPLSFFIPTKRESVCRPLYSTKAVNPHRLPDLSH; this is encoded by the coding sequence ATGTTTAAACATTATACCATGTGTGAAGTCGTTTTACCTCTAGATTTGGAAAGAAAATTACCTGAAAATGATATTGCTTTTACCGTTAACCATTTAGTAGAAAGTATTCCAGACGAAGCTTTTGACGGTTTCCGTCGGGAAACCGGACACCCTGCTTATCACCCTCGCATGATGATGAAGATTATTTTATGTGCCTATACGCAATCCGTTTTCTCGGGCCGTAAAATTGAGTCATTACTTCAAGACAGCGTACGCATGATGTGGCTTGCCCAAGATTATCAGCCCAGCTATCGCACCATCAACCGATTCCGTGTGAACCCTCACGTAAAAGAACTCTTACGCCAGTGCTTTGTCCAATTTCGCAGCCAGCTGGTTCAAGAAAAAGTCATTGAAGAAGAAGCCATTTTTATTGATGGCACCAAAATCGAAGCAAATGCCAACAAGTTTACTTTTGTATGGCGGAAGTCCACTGAGAAATACAGTACGCAATTGGTGGAAAGATCGGCTCAGATGTATGAAGAACTGTTGGAGCAGGAAATTATCCCCGCAATCGAGCTGGAGAACCCCGAAGCCCTATCGGGCGAAGAGTTAACAAAAGTAGCAGAAAAACTGGACGAAAAGGTGCAGGAATACGATCGCCGCATAGAAGCAAGTGATGATACTGCCGAACGCAAGCAGCTTCGTTCCGAACGTAAAGCACCAAAACAGTACCGAAAGCAAGTCAATGATTTCATTAAACGGAAATCAAAATATCAGGTCGACATGGAAATCTTCGGAGACAGAAATAGCTACTCCAAAACTGACCATGGTGCCACTTTTATGCGCATGAAAGATGATTATATGAAAAATGGCCAACTTAAACCTGGGTACAATGTGCAGCTGGCTACTGAAGGTCAATATGCCCTGGCCTATGATGTGTTCCCGAATCCTACGGATACGCGAACTTTCATCCCTTTCCTTGATAAGATTGAACGGGACTTTTTTGAGCTGCCCGACTATATTGTCGCGGATGCCGGATATGGCAGTGAGCAAAATTATGATGATGTGGTAAATAATCGGAAGCGCATCCCTCTCATCACCTATAATCACTACCGAAAAGAAAAGCAAAAGAAATATAAACAAGATCCTTACCAAGTAGCTCACTGGGATTACGATGCCGAAGGCGACTTTTTCACTTGCCCGAATAACCGGAAATTAGCGTTTCGGTACCTATCCGAAAGATGCGACAAATTTGGATTTAAGCGTCATTATCGCGTGTATGAATGTGACGATTGTACTGCTTGTCCCTTACGTGCAGAATGTACGAAAGCGAAAGAAGGAAACAACCGGAAAATCTATTACAACGAAAGATGGGAAAAACAAAAAGCATATACCCAGCAATTACTCAGCGAAAAAGAAACAGGGAAAATTTACGGAAAACGTAAAATAGATGTCGAGCCAGTCTTCGGATTTCTGAAGGCTCATTTGTGTTTCACTCGTTTCTCGGTACGAAGTAAAGAGAAAGTGGAAAACGAATTAGGATTCGCCTTCATGGCGGTGAACATCAGGAAGTTCACCGCCAGATCAGCAAGTATAGTAAGGAATTCAAAAAATATCAGATCAAAAAAGATCTCGGTCACCATTTTCCTGGTGACCGAGATCTTTTTTGTGTCAGAGAGGAGTTATGTCCCGCTCTCTTTTTTCATACCCACAAAACGCGAAAGTGTGTGCCGCCCATTATATAGTACAAAAGCGGTAAATCCTCACCGACTACCTGACCTATCACATTGA